One region of Chitinophaga varians genomic DNA includes:
- a CDS encoding ArsR/SmtB family transcription factor, with product MDVGIIEKAANAIADKHRLSIIMEIAQKGSIVCGDVCCLCSLSQPTVSHHVKILVDSGVLNSIKNGRIVELTINKEMMKQLSLFFLQLS from the coding sequence ATGGATGTGGGAATTATAGAAAAAGCAGCAAATGCCATAGCCGATAAACACAGATTATCAATTATTATGGAGATCGCCCAAAAGGGCAGCATAGTATGCGGTGATGTTTGTTGTCTTTGTTCCTTGTCACAGCCTACTGTTTCGCATCACGTGAAGATATTGGTAGACAGCGGAGTGTTGAACTCCATCAAGAACGGACGTATTGTGGAGTTGACGATCAACAAGGAGATGATGAAACAATTATCATTGTTCTTTTTACAATTAAGCTGA